One genomic region from Diabrotica undecimpunctata isolate CICGRU chromosome 9, icDiaUnde3, whole genome shotgun sequence encodes:
- the LOC140450072 gene encoding uncharacterized protein has translation MPVTCIVVNCGSRADRDHVHFFRVPSVRNSFMFPHLTELSKKRRNLWLAAVKRDDLTESKIRNQRVCSKHFISGKPSPLTDEDHPDWVPSQHLGHVSMAYSKRKSAISRSLRINKRKKFEISSEQESEGEHENMSCEEEMCGKLGTASQTDLTMEELSVKFEQLKFASQKIATLEQKIENSPFGLMENTSNVGKWKYYVGFEYEMVKTVIFMEVEPYVVTTSTTALTPFNMLLLTLTKLRLDLHFKHLAYSFKISPSTASVYFENIIHILYKRLKSLIIWPDRLVSNKNVPGCFKEAFQEKTTVIIDCFEVFIEKPESYLTQQQCWSNYKHHHTIKYLIGITPQGTICYISSGWGGRTSDKQMVELGQFCNFILPGDVVLADRGFLIKDSLGIIGAKLVIPAFTRGKNQLHPLEIEATRHIAHVRIHVERIIGVIKNKFRIFKATIPISMLKRGNLNDDASLLDKIVTVCSGLINLVEPIVPL, from the exons ATGCCTGTGACGTGTATAGTAGTGAATTGTGGAAGTCGAGCTGATCGTGATCATGTTCATTTTTTTCGTGTTCCTTCTGTTAGAAACTCGTTTATGTTTCCTCACCTAACTGAACTATCAAAAAAACGGAGGAACTTATGGTTAGCAGCTGTTAAAAGGGATGACTTGACCGAATCAAAAATTCGAAATCAAAGAGTATGCAGCAAACATTTTATATCAG GTAAACCAAGTCCTTTAACTGATGAAGACCATCCAGATTGGGTTCCTTCCCAACATTTGGGTCATGTATCTATGGCGTATTCAAAAAGGAAAAGTGCAATTAGTAGGAGCCTtcgaataaataaaagaaaaaaatttgaaatatcttCTGAGCAAGAGTCTGAG gGTGAACATGAAAATATGAGTTGTGAAGAAGAAATGTGTGGCAAGTTAGGAACTGCATCACAGACAGATTTAACAATGGAAGAATTGTCTGTTAAATTTGAGCAGTTAAAGTTTGCTTcacaaaaaattgcaactttagagcaaaaaattgaaaatagtcCTTTTGGATTAATGGAAAACACCAGTAATGTGGGGAAGTGGAAGTACTATGTGGGTTTTGAATATGAAATGGTCAAAACCGTTATTTTCATGGAGGTAGAGCCTTATGTTGTGACTACTTCAACTACTGCATTAACTCCATTTAATATGCTGCTTCTAACTTTGACAAAATTAAGATTAGATTTACATTTTAAGCATTTAGcatatagttttaaaatttctCCAAGCACTGCATCAGTTTACTTTGAAAATATTATTCATATCTTATATAAAAGGTTAAAATCTTTGATCATTTGGCCAGATCGTCTAGTCAGTAACAAAAATGTTCCTGGATGCTTTAAAGAAGCCTTTCAGGAAAAAACCACAGTAATTATCGATTGCTTTGAGGTTTTCATAGAAAAACCTGAAAGTTATTTAACTCAGCAACAATGTTGGTCTAATTACAAACACCACCATACAATTAAGTATTTGATAGGTATCACCCCTCAGGGAACTATTTGTTATATTAGTAGTGGTTGGGGTGGGCGAACATCAGATAAACAAATGGTAGAATTGGgccaattttgtaattttattttacctGGTGATGTAGTGTTAGCTGACAGaggttttttaataaaagataGCTTAGGTATAATTGGAGCTAAATTGGTTATTCCAGCCTTTACAAGGGGGAAAAACCAATTACACCCATTGGAAATTGAGGCAACACGCCATATTGCTCATGTGAGAATTCATGTAGAGAGGATTATTGgagttataaaaaataaatttagaatttttaagGCCACAATTCCTATTAGCATGCTTAAAAGAGGTAATTTAAATGATGATGCTAGCTTATTAGATAAAATAGTTACTGTATGCAGTGGATTAATAAATCTTGTTGAACCAATAGTACCTCTCTAA
- the LOC140450071 gene encoding uncharacterized protein, which yields MQSDYLKKLLLETPDVGERYLLKLKIIGDLDPYTIHSSELDFTIKCIPPITIIDIYTYLVNSDSYYSKEQMKAYKSLQAHKYFTSGFILKVGVKIVNDFYIIVGKVKHSQKANAKPLDAWVIASSDGDIANAHCMCMAGNSEVCSHIAALLFAAEYAHAAAESKTQDPTSCTDVTATWPMPALSTVVPIVPCLEMDFGKPLSKHKFPEVPDMSNQDVENLLKRMENLGKSSSLMRIVEPYASKIDATRHISLPLCLNIYREEYEQKSFKELMEIANKIVLVVTKDQAYLIEEHTRAQYACDNWYSQRAGRITASKFKAVCRTKKTSPSLSLIKSICYPTKLSFKTKATDWGLKHEVNAIEKYEEYMTEEEHHEDFIINDVGLIVNHRWPQIGVSPDKLVYCECCKGGCLEVKCPYLLHTNNVHDINEYLAFKNCCLIKENDLVILNKNHSYYYQVQCQIFISNLLYCDFVIWSPKIFFRQRILPDWDLWNDNLKLILKFHSEIIMPELLGRYFTKREGNAKVEYWCYCKGVDNGSPMLKCDNDDCNVQWFHFKCVGISETPDSLWYCQSCKI from the exons ATGCAAAGTgattatttaaagaaattattattgGAAACTCCAGATGTTGGAGAAAG ATATTTATTGAAGCTGAAAATAATTGGGGATTTAGATCCATATACAATTCACTCATCAGAATTGGATTTTACAATAAAGTGCATTCCACCAATTACAATTATAGATATTTATACATATCTGGTGAACTCTGACAGTTACTACTCTAAGGAGCAGATGAAAGCATACAAAAGCCTCCAGGCACATAAATATTTCACGTCTGGATTTATTTTGAAAGTTGGAGTAAAAATTGTTAATGATTTCTACATTATTGTTGGAAAG gtgAAGCATTCCCAAAAAGCTAATGCTAAACCGCTAGATGCTTGGGTGATAGCCAGTTCTGATGGGGACATAGCAAATGCACATTGTATGTGTATGGCCGGCAATAGTGAAGTCTGCAGCCATATTGCAGCATTGTTATTTGCAGCTGAGTATGCCCACGCAGCTGCTGAGAGCAAGACACAAGATCCCACTTCATGTACAGATGTTACAGCTACATGGCCAATGCCAGCTTTGTCTACAGTTGTGCCAATTGTTCCGTGTCTGGAAATGGATTTTGGAAAACCGTTATCAAAGCATAAATTCCCTGAAGTTCCAGATATGTCCAACCAGGATGTGGAGAATTTGCTAAAGAGAATGGAGAATTTGGGAAAATCATCAAGTTTGATGAGAATAGTAGAACCCTATGCCAGCAAAATAGATGCCACAAGACATATAAGCCTTCCATTATGCTTAAATATTTACAGAGAAGAGTATGAACAAAAATCATTTAAAGAATTAATGGAAATTGCCAACAAAATTGTTTTAGTGGTTACTAAAGATCAAGCTTATCTGATTGAAGAACATACCAGAGCACAATATGCATGTGATAATTGGTATTCCCAAAGGGCAGGCAGAATAACTGCTTCAAAATTTAAGGCAGTATGTAGAACGAAAAAGACATCTCCTTCTCTTAGCCTAATAAAATCAATTTGCTATCCTACAAAGCTTTCATTTAAAACGAAAGCAACTGATTGGGGCCTTAAACACGAAGTAAATGCTATTGAGAAATATGAAGAATATATGACGGAGGAAGAACATCATGAGGATTTTATTATAAATGATGTAGGACTAATAGTTAACCACAGGTGGCCACAAATAGGTGTATCACCAGATAAATTAGTTTATTGCGAATGCTGTAAAGGCGGGTGTCTAGAAGTAAAATGCCCTTATTTGCTTCATACTAATAATGTACATGACATAAATGAATATTTGGcatttaaaaattgttgtttaattaaagaaaatgatTTGGTGATTTTAAATAAGAATCATTCTTATTACTATCAGGTCCAATGCCAAATATTCATATCAAATTTATTGTATTGTGACTTTGTTATTTGGtcaccaaaaattttttttaggcAACGAATTCTACCAGATTGGGATTTGTGGAATGACAATctgaaacttattttaaaatttcattcaGAAATTATAATGCCAGAACTCTTAGGTAGATATTTTACAAAAAGAGAAGGCAATGCCAAAGTTGAATACTGGTGTTATTGCAAAGGGGTGGATAATGGAAGCCCTATGTTAAAATGTGACAACGACGATTGCAATGTTCAATGgtttcattttaaatgtgttgGCATCAGTGAAACACCAGACTCGCTTTGGTATTGTCAAAGTTGTAAAATATGA